The Toxotes jaculatrix isolate fToxJac2 chromosome 14, fToxJac2.pri, whole genome shotgun sequence genome window below encodes:
- the LOC121193155 gene encoding anoctamin-8-like isoform X2 — MQAAGAGAADTDATVNSSSSTTTTNTADVDDNDGAGDRMERTVPSEQQHRTNNNQQQQQQTSLTPSGVLDKLFGKRLLQARHYIMSRKSWLKMVPTENCDILMTFPDTIDDHTLLWLLNQIRVGIPQVSIQIRQHKHTQAHAFFITTTFENLLRGAEQMGMHKAVKPQFGGGMRRFSCEEDNIYENIDSELCFFTSQERQSIIKYWLDNLRAKQGEVLHNIHFLEGQPIIPELVARGVIHQMFPLHEQRILNQLMTSWVQAVCERQPLDDICDYFGVKIGMYFAWLGFYTNSMLYPAVIGFLLWILAEADQTSQDICCVVFALFNVVWATLFLERWKRREAELAYRWGTLDTPAESLEEPRPQFRGIKRCSPITGCEEFYYPPWKRALFRWLVSLPICLLCLCFVFLAMLLCLELQEVVMEIQELPGITRFIPKILLAITVTVCDEVYKKIAYWLNDMENYRLQSAYENNLIIKMVFFEFINSYLSLFYIGFYLKDMERLKEMLATLLIFRQFLQNIKEVLQPYLYEQNKLGVFTPKVLWELLQAIILKYGRLALGKAQASMTAYSFLGPRGITVSHTANGNPEPRRRGDLKAGFRLTEEEWDMTDSALKQRKVSFTEKVDYQDVTAETQAGDDSFLEDSPTLVEEGMDPSSIFDSCDEDSDCELLTQETKENAIVSSPKEPDTLCQRRKNIGEGKEDKKSWIDPPEEPKTVTLTQAEIESCMQTYEDTLQDYQEMFIQFGYVVLFSSAFPLAAMCALINNIIEIRSDALKLCTGLQRPFGQRVENIGQWQTAMEAMGLIAIIVNCYLIGQCGQLQRLFPWLSPEMTIISIVLLEHFAILLKYVIHVAIPDIPGWVAEEMAKLEYRRREAFKKHEQQAQQHFQQQLRRRREEEELQRQAELQAEARQESEYHKADTQHQHHHDKAPGGKPGDKPKRPSSLLGNNNVMKLKQIIPLQGKFSSGTSRSPAQSPTGGEAKLPGFLKFLKSPEVKKEPAVAVGATPGSTVTSSVLPSGQERSQSPNRTFSPGKLFSFSKSEGTIVCANGTQPPTQAANTQPNRYDLNTTPDELPSNESDKGESRQLTDLENSSSKS; from the exons ATGCAGGCAGCGGGCGCCGGAGCAGCTGATACCGACGCTACTGTaaacagtagcagcagcaccaccaccaccaacaccgcAGACGTCGACGACAACGACGGGGCAGGGGATAGGATGGAGAGGACGGTGCCAAgcgagcagcagcacaggaccaacaacaaccagcagcagcagcagcaaacgtCCTTAACACCGTCCGGGGTGTTGG aTAAATTGTTTGGTAAGCGCCTTCTCCAGGCCAGACACTACATTATGTCTCGAAAGTCCTGGCTGAAGATGGTGCCCACCGAAAACTGTGATATCCTGATGACATTCCCAG ATACAATAGATGACCACACTCTGCTGTGGCTCCTGAATCAGATTCGCGTTGGAATCCCACAAGTCAGCATTCAGATTCGACAGCATAAACACACCCAGGCACACGCCTTCTTCATCACGACAACATTTGAGAA CTTGCTGCgaggagcagagcagatggGCATGCACAAGGCCGTCAAACCGCAATTCGGTGGTGGGATGCGGCGCTTTTCCTGTGAGGAGGACAATATCTATGAGAACATAGATAGCGAGCTCTGCTTCTTTACCTCACAG GAGCGTCAGAGCATCATTAAGTATTGGCTGGACAACCTGCGAGCCAAACAAGGGGAGGTGCTTCACAACATTCACTTCCTGGAGGGACAGCCAATCA TTCCAGAGCTGGTTGCTCGGGGGGTGATCCATCAAATGTTTCCTCTACATGAGCAGAGGATCCTCAACCAGCTGATGACATCTTGGGTCCAGGCTGTTTGTGAAAGGCAGCCCCTGG ATGATATCTGTGACTACTTTGGAGTGAAGATCGGTATGTATTTTGCCTGGCTGGGTTTCTACACCAACTCCATGCTTTACCCTGCTGTCATTGGCTTTCTGCTGTGGATACTAGCAGAGGCTGACCAG ACCAGTCAGGATATCTGCTGTGTGGTCTTTGCCCTCTTCAACGTTGTGTGGGCGACGTTGTTTCTAGAACGCTGGAAAAGGCGAGAGGCAGAGCTGGCCTACAGGTGGGGCACTTTGGACACCCCGGCCGAGTCCTTGGAGGAGCCCAGGCCACAGTTCAGG gGTATAAAGCGCTGCAGTCCCATAACAGGCTGTGAGGAGTTCTACTACCCTCCCTGGAAGAGAGCCCTGTTCAGATGGCTGGTCAGCCTGCCcatctgcctcctctgtctctgttttgtcttcCTCGCTATGCTCCTCTGCTTGGAACTGCAG GAAGTGGTGATGGAGATTCAGGAGCTACCTGGTATTACAAGATTCATTCCTAAGATACTTCTGGCCATTACTGTAACCGTATGTGATGAAGTGTATAAGAAGATTGCCTACTGGCTCAATGACATGG AGAACTATAGACTTCAGAGTGCCTATGAGAATAATCTCATCATCAAGATGGTTTTT tttgaattcATCAATTCTTACCTTAGCCTTTTCTACATTGGATTCTACCTCAAGGACATGGAGCGACTGAAAGAG ATGCTAGCCACTCTACTGATCTTTCGCCAGTTCCTACAGAACATCAAAGAGGTCCTCCAGCCCTATCTATATGAGCAAAACAAGCTGGGTGTCTTCACCCCAAAGGTGCTTTGGGAGCTACTCCAAGCCATCATTCTCAAATATGGCCGCCTTGCTCTGGGAAAAGCCCAAGCCTCAATGACAGCCTATTCCTTCCTGGGTCCCAGAGGGATCACTGTCAGTCACACTGCTAATGGTAACCCAGAGCCGAGGAGAAGAGGGGATCTGAAAGCCGGATTCAGGCTCACAGAAGAAGAGTGGGATATGACTGACAGCGCTCTGAAGCAACGTAAAGTCAGCTTCACCGAGAAGGTTGACTACCAGGACGTCACAGCAGAAACGCAGGCGGGGGATGACAGCTTCCTTGAGGACAGTCCAACACTGGTGGAGGAAGGGATGGATCCATCAAGTATTTTTGACAGTTGTGATGAGGACAGTGATTGTGAATTGCTTACTCAA GAGACCAAGGAGAATGCCATTGTGTCCTCTCCGAAGGAACCTGACACTCTCtgtcagagaagaaagaacATAGGCGAAGGGAAAGAGGACAAGAAGTCATGGATTGATCCGCCAGAAGAACCCAAAACTGTCACACTTACCCAGGCTGAGATTGAGAGCTGTATGCAGACGTACGAG GACACGCTTCAGGACTACCAGGAGATGTTCATTCAGTTTGGGTATGTGgtgctcttctcttctgcttttcccTTGGCGGCCATGTGCGCTCTAATCAACAACATCATCGAGATCCGCAGTGATGCTCTGAAGCTCTGTACCGGTCTTCAGAGGCCCTTCGGACAGAGAGTGGAAAACATCGGACAATGGCag ACTGCAATGGAGGCGATGGGCTTGATAGCCATCATAGTTAACTGTTACCTGATTGGTCAGTGTGGGCAGCTCCAGCGTCTGTTCCCCTGGTTGAGTCCTGAGATGACCATCATCTCCATTGTCTTACTGGAG CACTTTGCAATTCTCCTAAAGTACGTCATCCATGTTGCCATCCCTGATATCCCTGGCTGGGTAGCAGAAGAGATGGCCAAGCTAGAGTACCGACGAAGGGAAGCTTTCAAG AAGCATGAGCAGCAGGCCCAGCAAcacttccagcagcagctgagacgCAggcgtgaggaggaggagcttcaGCGTCAGGCCGAGCTGCAGGCCGAGGCCCGTCAGGAGAGCGAGTACCACAAGGCGGATACCCAGCACCAGCATCACCATGACAAAGCACCGGGTGGCAAGCCAGGGGACAAGCCTAAGAGACCCAGCTCTCTGCTGGGAAACAACAATGTGATGAAGCTAAAACAGATCATCCCTCTCCAGGGAAAGTTCTCCTCCGGCACCTCACGCTCACCAGCCCAGTCCCCAACAGGAGGTGAGGCAAAGCTCCCAGGATTTCTGAAGTTCCTGAAGTCGCCTGAGGTGAAAAAAGAGCCGGCGGTGGCGGTTGGTGCAACACCAGGGTCAACAGTGACCTCTTCAGTTCTCCCTAGTGGCCAGGAGAGGTCACAGTCCCCCAACAGAACATTCAGTCCTGGGAAGCTGTTCAGTTTCAGCAAGTCGGAGGGTACTATTGTGTGTGCGAATGGGACGCAACCACCGACCCAGGCTGCTAACACTCAGCCCAACAGGTATGACTTAAACACAACCCCGGACGAATTACCCTCTAATGAATCAGATAAAGGAGAATCAAGACAATTGACTGATTTAGAAAACTCCAGCTCAAAGAGTTAA
- the LOC121193155 gene encoding anoctamin-8-like isoform X3 yields the protein MQAAGAGAADTDATVNSSSSTTTTNTADVDDNDGAGDRMERTVPSEQQHRTNNNQQQQQQTSLTPSGVLDKLFGKRLLQARHYIMSRKSWLKMVPTENCDILMTFPDTIDDHTLLWLLNQIRVGIPQVSIQIRQHKHTQAHAFFITTTFENLLRGAEQMGMHKAVKPQFGGGMRRFSCEEDNIYENIDSELCFFTSQERQSIIKYWLDNLRAKQGEVLHNIHFLEGQPIIPELVARGVIHQMFPLHEQRILNQLMTSWVQAVCERQPLDDICDYFGVKIGMYFAWLGFYTNSMLYPAVIGFLLWILAEADQTSQDICCVVFALFNVVWATLFLERWKRREAELAYRWGTLDTPAESLEEPRPQFRGIKRCSPITGCEEFYYPPWKRALFRWLVSLPICLLCLCFVFLAMLLCLELQEVVMEIQELPGITRFIPKILLAITVTVCDEVYKKIAYWLNDMENYRLQSAYENNLIIKMVFFEFINSYLSLFYIGFYLKDMERLKEMLATLLIFRQFLQNIKEVLQPYLYEQNKLGVFTPKVLWELLQAIILKYGRLALGKAQASMTAYSFLGPRGITVSHTANGNPEPRRRGDLKAGFRLTEEEWDMTDSALKQRKVSFTEKVDYQDVTAETQAGDDSFLEDSPTLVEEGMDPSSIFDSCDEDSDCELLTQEPDTLCQRRKNIGEGKEDKKSWIDPPEEPKTVTLTQAEIESCMQTYEDTLQDYQEMFIQFGYVVLFSSAFPLAAMCALINNIIEIRSDALKLCTGLQRPFGQRVENIGQWQTAMEAMGLIAIIVNCYLIGQCGQLQRLFPWLSPEMTIISIVLLEHFAILLKYVIHVAIPDIPGWVAEEMAKLEYRRREAFKKHEQQAQQHFQQQLRRRREEEELQRQAELQAEARQESEYHKADTQHQHHHDKAPGGKPGDKPKRPSSLLGNNNVMKLKQIIPLQGKFSSGTSRSPAQSPTGGEAKLPGFLKFLKSPEVKKEPAVAVGATPGSTVTSSVLPSGQERSQSPNRTFSPGKLFSFSKSEGTIVCANGTQPPTQAANTQPNRYDLNTTPDELPSNESDKGESRQLTDLENSSSKS from the exons ATGCAGGCAGCGGGCGCCGGAGCAGCTGATACCGACGCTACTGTaaacagtagcagcagcaccaccaccaccaacaccgcAGACGTCGACGACAACGACGGGGCAGGGGATAGGATGGAGAGGACGGTGCCAAgcgagcagcagcacaggaccaacaacaaccagcagcagcagcagcaaacgtCCTTAACACCGTCCGGGGTGTTGG aTAAATTGTTTGGTAAGCGCCTTCTCCAGGCCAGACACTACATTATGTCTCGAAAGTCCTGGCTGAAGATGGTGCCCACCGAAAACTGTGATATCCTGATGACATTCCCAG ATACAATAGATGACCACACTCTGCTGTGGCTCCTGAATCAGATTCGCGTTGGAATCCCACAAGTCAGCATTCAGATTCGACAGCATAAACACACCCAGGCACACGCCTTCTTCATCACGACAACATTTGAGAA CTTGCTGCgaggagcagagcagatggGCATGCACAAGGCCGTCAAACCGCAATTCGGTGGTGGGATGCGGCGCTTTTCCTGTGAGGAGGACAATATCTATGAGAACATAGATAGCGAGCTCTGCTTCTTTACCTCACAG GAGCGTCAGAGCATCATTAAGTATTGGCTGGACAACCTGCGAGCCAAACAAGGGGAGGTGCTTCACAACATTCACTTCCTGGAGGGACAGCCAATCA TTCCAGAGCTGGTTGCTCGGGGGGTGATCCATCAAATGTTTCCTCTACATGAGCAGAGGATCCTCAACCAGCTGATGACATCTTGGGTCCAGGCTGTTTGTGAAAGGCAGCCCCTGG ATGATATCTGTGACTACTTTGGAGTGAAGATCGGTATGTATTTTGCCTGGCTGGGTTTCTACACCAACTCCATGCTTTACCCTGCTGTCATTGGCTTTCTGCTGTGGATACTAGCAGAGGCTGACCAG ACCAGTCAGGATATCTGCTGTGTGGTCTTTGCCCTCTTCAACGTTGTGTGGGCGACGTTGTTTCTAGAACGCTGGAAAAGGCGAGAGGCAGAGCTGGCCTACAGGTGGGGCACTTTGGACACCCCGGCCGAGTCCTTGGAGGAGCCCAGGCCACAGTTCAGG gGTATAAAGCGCTGCAGTCCCATAACAGGCTGTGAGGAGTTCTACTACCCTCCCTGGAAGAGAGCCCTGTTCAGATGGCTGGTCAGCCTGCCcatctgcctcctctgtctctgttttgtcttcCTCGCTATGCTCCTCTGCTTGGAACTGCAG GAAGTGGTGATGGAGATTCAGGAGCTACCTGGTATTACAAGATTCATTCCTAAGATACTTCTGGCCATTACTGTAACCGTATGTGATGAAGTGTATAAGAAGATTGCCTACTGGCTCAATGACATGG AGAACTATAGACTTCAGAGTGCCTATGAGAATAATCTCATCATCAAGATGGTTTTT tttgaattcATCAATTCTTACCTTAGCCTTTTCTACATTGGATTCTACCTCAAGGACATGGAGCGACTGAAAGAG ATGCTAGCCACTCTACTGATCTTTCGCCAGTTCCTACAGAACATCAAAGAGGTCCTCCAGCCCTATCTATATGAGCAAAACAAGCTGGGTGTCTTCACCCCAAAGGTGCTTTGGGAGCTACTCCAAGCCATCATTCTCAAATATGGCCGCCTTGCTCTGGGAAAAGCCCAAGCCTCAATGACAGCCTATTCCTTCCTGGGTCCCAGAGGGATCACTGTCAGTCACACTGCTAATGGTAACCCAGAGCCGAGGAGAAGAGGGGATCTGAAAGCCGGATTCAGGCTCACAGAAGAAGAGTGGGATATGACTGACAGCGCTCTGAAGCAACGTAAAGTCAGCTTCACCGAGAAGGTTGACTACCAGGACGTCACAGCAGAAACGCAGGCGGGGGATGACAGCTTCCTTGAGGACAGTCCAACACTGGTGGAGGAAGGGATGGATCCATCAAGTATTTTTGACAGTTGTGATGAGGACAGTGATTGTGAATTGCTTACTCAA GAACCTGACACTCTCtgtcagagaagaaagaacATAGGCGAAGGGAAAGAGGACAAGAAGTCATGGATTGATCCGCCAGAAGAACCCAAAACTGTCACACTTACCCAGGCTGAGATTGAGAGCTGTATGCAGACGTACGAG GACACGCTTCAGGACTACCAGGAGATGTTCATTCAGTTTGGGTATGTGgtgctcttctcttctgcttttcccTTGGCGGCCATGTGCGCTCTAATCAACAACATCATCGAGATCCGCAGTGATGCTCTGAAGCTCTGTACCGGTCTTCAGAGGCCCTTCGGACAGAGAGTGGAAAACATCGGACAATGGCag ACTGCAATGGAGGCGATGGGCTTGATAGCCATCATAGTTAACTGTTACCTGATTGGTCAGTGTGGGCAGCTCCAGCGTCTGTTCCCCTGGTTGAGTCCTGAGATGACCATCATCTCCATTGTCTTACTGGAG CACTTTGCAATTCTCCTAAAGTACGTCATCCATGTTGCCATCCCTGATATCCCTGGCTGGGTAGCAGAAGAGATGGCCAAGCTAGAGTACCGACGAAGGGAAGCTTTCAAG AAGCATGAGCAGCAGGCCCAGCAAcacttccagcagcagctgagacgCAggcgtgaggaggaggagcttcaGCGTCAGGCCGAGCTGCAGGCCGAGGCCCGTCAGGAGAGCGAGTACCACAAGGCGGATACCCAGCACCAGCATCACCATGACAAAGCACCGGGTGGCAAGCCAGGGGACAAGCCTAAGAGACCCAGCTCTCTGCTGGGAAACAACAATGTGATGAAGCTAAAACAGATCATCCCTCTCCAGGGAAAGTTCTCCTCCGGCACCTCACGCTCACCAGCCCAGTCCCCAACAGGAGGTGAGGCAAAGCTCCCAGGATTTCTGAAGTTCCTGAAGTCGCCTGAGGTGAAAAAAGAGCCGGCGGTGGCGGTTGGTGCAACACCAGGGTCAACAGTGACCTCTTCAGTTCTCCCTAGTGGCCAGGAGAGGTCACAGTCCCCCAACAGAACATTCAGTCCTGGGAAGCTGTTCAGTTTCAGCAAGTCGGAGGGTACTATTGTGTGTGCGAATGGGACGCAACCACCGACCCAGGCTGCTAACACTCAGCCCAACAGGTATGACTTAAACACAACCCCGGACGAATTACCCTCTAATGAATCAGATAAAGGAGAATCAAGACAATTGACTGATTTAGAAAACTCCAGCTCAAAGAGTTAA
- the LOC121193155 gene encoding anoctamin-8-like isoform X1, whose product MQAAGAGAADTDATVNSSSSTTTTNTADVDDNDGAGDRMERTVPSEQQHRTNNNQQQQQQTSLTPSGVLDKLFGKRLLQARHYIMSRKSWLKMVPTENCDILMTFPDTIDDHTLLWLLNQIRVGIPQVSIQIRQHKHTQAHAFFITTTFENLLRGAEQMGMHKAVKPQFGGGMRRFSCEEDNIYENIDSELCFFTSQERQSIIKYWLDNLRAKQGEVLHNIHFLEGQPIIPELVARGVIHQMFPLHEQRILNQLMTSWVQAVCERQPLDDICDYFGVKIGMYFAWLGFYTNSMLYPAVIGFLLWILAEADQTSQDICCVVFALFNVVWATLFLERWKRREAELAYRWGTLDTPAESLEEPRPQFRGIKRCSPITGCEEFYYPPWKRALFRWLVSLPICLLCLCFVFLAMLLCLELQEVVMEIQELPGITRFIPKILLAITVTVCDEVYKKIAYWLNDMENYRLQSAYENNLIIKMVFFEFINSYLSLFYIGFYLKDMERLKEMLATLLIFRQFLQNIKEVLQPYLYEQNKLGVFTPKVLWELLQAIILKYGRLALGKAQASMTAYSFLGPRGITVSHTANGNPEPRRRGDLKAGFRLTEEEWDMTDSALKQRKVSFTEKVDYQDVTAETQAGDDSFLEDSPTLVEEGMDPSSIFDSCDEDSDCELLTQQETKENAIVSSPKEPDTLCQRRKNIGEGKEDKKSWIDPPEEPKTVTLTQAEIESCMQTYEDTLQDYQEMFIQFGYVVLFSSAFPLAAMCALINNIIEIRSDALKLCTGLQRPFGQRVENIGQWQTAMEAMGLIAIIVNCYLIGQCGQLQRLFPWLSPEMTIISIVLLEHFAILLKYVIHVAIPDIPGWVAEEMAKLEYRRREAFKKHEQQAQQHFQQQLRRRREEEELQRQAELQAEARQESEYHKADTQHQHHHDKAPGGKPGDKPKRPSSLLGNNNVMKLKQIIPLQGKFSSGTSRSPAQSPTGGEAKLPGFLKFLKSPEVKKEPAVAVGATPGSTVTSSVLPSGQERSQSPNRTFSPGKLFSFSKSEGTIVCANGTQPPTQAANTQPNRYDLNTTPDELPSNESDKGESRQLTDLENSSSKS is encoded by the exons ATGCAGGCAGCGGGCGCCGGAGCAGCTGATACCGACGCTACTGTaaacagtagcagcagcaccaccaccaccaacaccgcAGACGTCGACGACAACGACGGGGCAGGGGATAGGATGGAGAGGACGGTGCCAAgcgagcagcagcacaggaccaacaacaaccagcagcagcagcagcaaacgtCCTTAACACCGTCCGGGGTGTTGG aTAAATTGTTTGGTAAGCGCCTTCTCCAGGCCAGACACTACATTATGTCTCGAAAGTCCTGGCTGAAGATGGTGCCCACCGAAAACTGTGATATCCTGATGACATTCCCAG ATACAATAGATGACCACACTCTGCTGTGGCTCCTGAATCAGATTCGCGTTGGAATCCCACAAGTCAGCATTCAGATTCGACAGCATAAACACACCCAGGCACACGCCTTCTTCATCACGACAACATTTGAGAA CTTGCTGCgaggagcagagcagatggGCATGCACAAGGCCGTCAAACCGCAATTCGGTGGTGGGATGCGGCGCTTTTCCTGTGAGGAGGACAATATCTATGAGAACATAGATAGCGAGCTCTGCTTCTTTACCTCACAG GAGCGTCAGAGCATCATTAAGTATTGGCTGGACAACCTGCGAGCCAAACAAGGGGAGGTGCTTCACAACATTCACTTCCTGGAGGGACAGCCAATCA TTCCAGAGCTGGTTGCTCGGGGGGTGATCCATCAAATGTTTCCTCTACATGAGCAGAGGATCCTCAACCAGCTGATGACATCTTGGGTCCAGGCTGTTTGTGAAAGGCAGCCCCTGG ATGATATCTGTGACTACTTTGGAGTGAAGATCGGTATGTATTTTGCCTGGCTGGGTTTCTACACCAACTCCATGCTTTACCCTGCTGTCATTGGCTTTCTGCTGTGGATACTAGCAGAGGCTGACCAG ACCAGTCAGGATATCTGCTGTGTGGTCTTTGCCCTCTTCAACGTTGTGTGGGCGACGTTGTTTCTAGAACGCTGGAAAAGGCGAGAGGCAGAGCTGGCCTACAGGTGGGGCACTTTGGACACCCCGGCCGAGTCCTTGGAGGAGCCCAGGCCACAGTTCAGG gGTATAAAGCGCTGCAGTCCCATAACAGGCTGTGAGGAGTTCTACTACCCTCCCTGGAAGAGAGCCCTGTTCAGATGGCTGGTCAGCCTGCCcatctgcctcctctgtctctgttttgtcttcCTCGCTATGCTCCTCTGCTTGGAACTGCAG GAAGTGGTGATGGAGATTCAGGAGCTACCTGGTATTACAAGATTCATTCCTAAGATACTTCTGGCCATTACTGTAACCGTATGTGATGAAGTGTATAAGAAGATTGCCTACTGGCTCAATGACATGG AGAACTATAGACTTCAGAGTGCCTATGAGAATAATCTCATCATCAAGATGGTTTTT tttgaattcATCAATTCTTACCTTAGCCTTTTCTACATTGGATTCTACCTCAAGGACATGGAGCGACTGAAAGAG ATGCTAGCCACTCTACTGATCTTTCGCCAGTTCCTACAGAACATCAAAGAGGTCCTCCAGCCCTATCTATATGAGCAAAACAAGCTGGGTGTCTTCACCCCAAAGGTGCTTTGGGAGCTACTCCAAGCCATCATTCTCAAATATGGCCGCCTTGCTCTGGGAAAAGCCCAAGCCTCAATGACAGCCTATTCCTTCCTGGGTCCCAGAGGGATCACTGTCAGTCACACTGCTAATGGTAACCCAGAGCCGAGGAGAAGAGGGGATCTGAAAGCCGGATTCAGGCTCACAGAAGAAGAGTGGGATATGACTGACAGCGCTCTGAAGCAACGTAAAGTCAGCTTCACCGAGAAGGTTGACTACCAGGACGTCACAGCAGAAACGCAGGCGGGGGATGACAGCTTCCTTGAGGACAGTCCAACACTGGTGGAGGAAGGGATGGATCCATCAAGTATTTTTGACAGTTGTGATGAGGACAGTGATTGTGAATTGCTTACTCAA CAGGAGACCAAGGAGAATGCCATTGTGTCCTCTCCGAAGGAACCTGACACTCTCtgtcagagaagaaagaacATAGGCGAAGGGAAAGAGGACAAGAAGTCATGGATTGATCCGCCAGAAGAACCCAAAACTGTCACACTTACCCAGGCTGAGATTGAGAGCTGTATGCAGACGTACGAG GACACGCTTCAGGACTACCAGGAGATGTTCATTCAGTTTGGGTATGTGgtgctcttctcttctgcttttcccTTGGCGGCCATGTGCGCTCTAATCAACAACATCATCGAGATCCGCAGTGATGCTCTGAAGCTCTGTACCGGTCTTCAGAGGCCCTTCGGACAGAGAGTGGAAAACATCGGACAATGGCag ACTGCAATGGAGGCGATGGGCTTGATAGCCATCATAGTTAACTGTTACCTGATTGGTCAGTGTGGGCAGCTCCAGCGTCTGTTCCCCTGGTTGAGTCCTGAGATGACCATCATCTCCATTGTCTTACTGGAG CACTTTGCAATTCTCCTAAAGTACGTCATCCATGTTGCCATCCCTGATATCCCTGGCTGGGTAGCAGAAGAGATGGCCAAGCTAGAGTACCGACGAAGGGAAGCTTTCAAG AAGCATGAGCAGCAGGCCCAGCAAcacttccagcagcagctgagacgCAggcgtgaggaggaggagcttcaGCGTCAGGCCGAGCTGCAGGCCGAGGCCCGTCAGGAGAGCGAGTACCACAAGGCGGATACCCAGCACCAGCATCACCATGACAAAGCACCGGGTGGCAAGCCAGGGGACAAGCCTAAGAGACCCAGCTCTCTGCTGGGAAACAACAATGTGATGAAGCTAAAACAGATCATCCCTCTCCAGGGAAAGTTCTCCTCCGGCACCTCACGCTCACCAGCCCAGTCCCCAACAGGAGGTGAGGCAAAGCTCCCAGGATTTCTGAAGTTCCTGAAGTCGCCTGAGGTGAAAAAAGAGCCGGCGGTGGCGGTTGGTGCAACACCAGGGTCAACAGTGACCTCTTCAGTTCTCCCTAGTGGCCAGGAGAGGTCACAGTCCCCCAACAGAACATTCAGTCCTGGGAAGCTGTTCAGTTTCAGCAAGTCGGAGGGTACTATTGTGTGTGCGAATGGGACGCAACCACCGACCCAGGCTGCTAACACTCAGCCCAACAGGTATGACTTAAACACAACCCCGGACGAATTACCCTCTAATGAATCAGATAAAGGAGAATCAAGACAATTGACTGATTTAGAAAACTCCAGCTCAAAGAGTTAA